In Juglans microcarpa x Juglans regia isolate MS1-56 chromosome 8D, Jm3101_v1.0, whole genome shotgun sequence, the following are encoded in one genomic region:
- the LOC121242769 gene encoding cytochrome P450 CYP82D47-like has protein sequence MASILALFLFLLFLFWIWRRTQKAAPQKILPPKAGGGWPIIGHLHLLGGTQPAHIILGDMAEKNGPIFSINLGMHRAIVVSSSKIAKECFTTNDKVFANRPKALAIELMGYNYAMFSLGPYGSYWRHVRRIATLEVLSNHRIEMFKHIRESEVNTAIKEIYELSAKNNNALVEMRRWFGYLTLNVVFMMVIKKRFAWVVTKDEDEGNDQCRNAMRDFVVLSGTFVASDVLPYLRWLDLGGYEKAMKKTAKKLDHELEGWLEEHKQRRISGGEKKGHQDFMDVMLSIVVDSEEISSYDADTITKATCLALILAGTDTTTVTMTWALSLLLNNREALKKVQQELDHQIGRDRLVMESDVKNLVYLQAVIKETMRLYPAAPLSVPHESLEDCTLAGYHIPMGTRLLVNLSKIHRDPQVWSDPTEFRPERFLTTHKDVDFKGQHFELIPFGSGRRVCPGISFALQVMQLTLANFLHAFEITTVPADEPVDMTEKVGLTSLKATPLDVHLTPRLPSSAYA, from the exons ATGGCTAGCATACTTGccctatttctctttttattatttctattttggatATGGAGGAGAACCCAAAAGGCTGCCCCTCAAAAGATACTCCCACCAAAAGCAGGTGGTGGATGGCCTATAATCGGCCACCTCCACCTATTAGGAGGGACGCAACCAGCCCATATAATCCTAGGTGACATGGCAGAGAAGAACGGACCTATCTTCAGTATCAACTTGGGCATGCATAGAGCTATAGTAGTAAGCAGTTCAAAGATAGCTAAAGAGTGTTTCACTACCAACGATAAAGTCTTTGCCAATCGTCCAAAAGCTTTGGCGATAGAACTCATGGGCTACAACTATGCCATGTTCAGTCTCGGCCCATATGGTTCCTATTGGCGTCATGTTCGAAGAATAGCCACTCTTGAGGTCCTATCAAATCACCGTATCGAGATGTTCAAACACATCCGAGAGTCAGAGGTAAATACGGCCATAAAAGAGATCTACGAGTTGTCGGCCAAGAACAACAACGCATTAGTAGAGATGAGAAGATGGTTTGGCTATTTAACCCTAAACGTTGTGTTTATGATGGTTATAAAAAAGCGATTTGCTTGGGTTGTAACCAAGGATGAGGATGAAGGAAATGATCAATGTCGAAATGCGATGAGAGATTTCGTTGTGCTGAGTGGGACATTTGTAGCGTCAGATGTACTTCCATATCTAAGATGGTTGGACTTGGGTGGGTACGAGAAGGCAATGAAGAAAACAGCAAAAAAATTAGATCATGAGCTTGAAGGATGGCTAGAAGAACACAAGCAGAGAAGAATTTCTGGGGGGGAAAAGAAGGGACATCAAGACTTCATGGATGTGATGTTGTCTATTGTCGTTGACAGTGAGGAGATTTCTAGTTATGATGCTGATACAATCACCAAGGCTACTTGTCTG GCCCTCATCCTAGCCGGTACAGATACAACGACGGTGACAATGACATGGGCGCTCTCTCTACTTCTTAATAACCGAGAGGCTCTTAAGAAAGTCCAACAAGAATTAGACCACCAGATTGGTAGAGATAGGTTAGTGATGGAGTCAGATGTGAAAAACCTAGTCTATCTTCAAGCTGTCATTAAAGAAACAATGCGTTTATATCCCGCTGCGCCACTTTCTGTGCCGCACGAGTCTCTTGAGGATTGCACTTTGGCTGGTTACCACATCCCAATGGGCACCCGTCTTCTTGTTAATCTATCAAAGATTCATAGAGATCCCCAAGTGTGGTCAGATCCAACCGAATTTCGCCCAGAAAGGTTTCTTACAACCCACAAAGATGTTGACTTTAAGGGCCAGCATTTTGAGCTCATACCATTCGGTAGCGGGAGGAGAGTTTGTCCAGGAATCTCATTTGCACTACAAGTTATGCAACTCACACTTGCTAACTTCTTGCATGCCTTTGAGATTACGACAGTACCAGCAGATGAACCAGTAGACATGACTGAGAAAGTCGGACTTACATCCCTGAAAGCCACCCCACTTGACGTCCATCTCACTCCACGCCTTCCTTCTTCAGCATATGCATGA